The Streptomyces sp. NBC_00102 genome segment AGTCGGCGGTCGTCGGCACGGCCACCGAGTCCATCGGCAAGCTCAACGGGCTCACCGCCGACCAAGTCAGCCAGTACCAAGGGCACGTGGCCACGGCCTACACGGTCTGCTACCTCTTCGGGCTGATCACCATCGTGCTGCTGACCAGCCAGATCATGCCCATGCTGCTGCGCATCAACCTCGCGGACGCCTCCCGCGAGCTCTGGGACAAAATGCGCGGCGGCTCCGCCGGGCTGGAGTCCGACGAACGGGAGGCGCTGCCCGGCACGGTCGGCCGGACGTATCTGGTGACGCTCGCGGACGGGCGCACCGTGGGCGACCTGGAACAGGCTCTGGGCGGCCGGGTCACGGTCGAGGGCGTCAAGCGCGGCAGCAAGCTCCTCACCCCCTCCCCCGGGCTCGAACTCACCCTGAGCGACCTGGTCCAGGTGGTCGGGCGGCGGGCGGCCATCATCGAGGCGGGCCGCGAGATCGGACCCGAGACGCCCGCCATCCCCGGCCTCGACACCCCCCTGGCCACCAGCCAGGTCGCCGTCACGGAGAAGGCGACGCACGGGTCGACCATCGACCAGATGGAGCGGGCGCACCCCGAGTTCCGCAAGGACGGGGTCTACATCACCGATGTCGTCCGCAACGACCAGCGCCTTCCGGCCAGTGGGGAGACCACCCTCTACCGGGGGGACGTGCTGACCCTGGTGGGCGCGCGCAACGGCCTGGCGAGACTGGTCGGGAAGATCGGGGCGGTGGTCAAGAACGACGCCACCGACTTCATCTACCTGGGGCTCGGCATCGTGGCGGGTTCCCTGCTCGGTCAGATCGTGGTCTACGCCGGGGACATCCCGCTGTCGCTCGGCACCGGCGGTGGCTGTCTGATCTCGGGGCTGCTCTTCGGCTGGTTCCGTTCCCGCAAGCAGACTTTCGGCGCGTTCCCTCCGCAGGCGGCGGCGACCTTGAAGGACATGGGCCTCGCGGTCTTCATCGCGTGCACCGGGCTGGCCGCCGGTCCGCAGGCCTGGCCGCTGCTGAAGCAGTACGGGGCCCTGCTGCCGTTCGCCGGGATCGCGATGGTGCTGGTACCGGCGACACTCTCCCTGATCATCGGGCGCAGGTTCCTGAAGATCGAGAAGCCGCTGCTGATCGGGGCCATCGCAGGGCAGCAGTGCTCGACGCCCGCGATCACCGCCGTCACCCAGGTGGCGCAGAGCTCGGTGCCGTTGCTCGGCTACACGATCACCTACACCCTCTCCAACTTCCTGCTGCCACTGACCGGACCGATCCTCGTCGGAGTCCTGGGGGCCTGAATGATCGACTTCCTGAACCGGAACGTCTTCCAACCCCACCCCGAACTGCTGGTCTTCCTGGTGGTCGCACTCGGCTTCCTGCTGGGGAAGGTCCGCTACCGCACCATCGCCCTGGGCGCCGTGACGGGCTGCCTGGTGGCCGGGCTGGTACTCGGCGCCCAGTTCAAGATCCAGATCGACGACACGGTGAAGAACCTCTTCTTCATCATGTTCCTGTTCGCCCTCGGCTACCGGGTCGGCCCGCAGTTCTTCCGCGGGCTGCGCAAGGACGGCCTGCCCCAGGTGCTCAACGCGGTCGTGGTCTGCGTGTCCGGGCTGCTGATCTCCTGGCTGTTCGCCGGTCTGCTGGGATACGGGCCCGGGCTCGGCGCCGGGCTGATGAGCGGAGCCCTCACCCAGTCGGCGGCCATCGGCGTCGCGCAGGACGCGATCGGCTCTCTGCCGGGGCTCTCGTCCGCCCAGGCGAAGTCCGAGGAGAACCTGGTCGCCATCGGGTACGCGGTGACGTATCCGCTCGGCACGATCCTCTGCGCGATGCTGCTGGCCAATGTGCTGCCCCGGCTCTACCGCCGTGATCTGGCGAAGGAGAGCGCCGTCCTCGCCGCCGAACTGGACGCCCCGGACGAGAACCCGGACGAGGGCGAGGGCTACTACGAGGTGGTGCTGCGCGCGTACCGGGTGGAGCGCCCCGACCTCGTCGGCCGGACCGTCGAGGACGTCGAACGGCAGCAGCGGGGCGCCGGACGGCGGATCTATCTGACCGCCGTACGCCGCGACGGCACCGTGCTGGAGCAGTCGCAGACGATCGTCCTGGAAGCGGGCGACACCGTCGCCGTCAGCGCGCTCCGCCACGACCTGGTCGACTTCGACGCCCGTACCCACATCGGTCCGGAGGCGGACGACGTGGAGTTGCTCGGCTACCGCACCGAGACGCTGCACGTCGTCGCGTCGGAGAAGGCTCAGCTCGGCCGCACGATCGAGGAACTGCGCCGGGAGCCGTTCATGGTGGGGGTGTACGTCGACCGTCTCTACCGTGCGGGGGCGGAGTTCCCCTACCGGCTGTCCACCGAGGTGGAGCGGGGCGACACCCTCGTCCTGACCGGTCCTGAGCGGTTGGTGGGGCCCGCCGGAAAAGCCCTCGGCAAGCCGGTGCCGACCAGTTTCGCCACGGACATGGTCTGGGTGGGGCTCGGCATCTTCCTAGGCGGCTGTCTCGGCATCCCGGCCCTGACCGCCGGCGGGGTGCCGATCTCGCTCTCGACTTCGGGCGGCGGGCTCATCATGGGGCTGGTCTTCGGCTGGATCCGCGGCAAGTACCCGACGTACGGGAACGTGCCTCCGGGTGCCCAGTGGTTCATGGACACCCTGGGCCTGTGCGTGTTCGTCGCGGTGGTCGGCATCAACGCCGGGCCGAGCTTCACCAGCGGGCTCTCCGACGCCGGCTGGGGTCTGCTGCTCTTCGGCGCGATCGCCACCGTGGTCCCGCTGATCGTGGGCTTCCTCTTCGGGCACTACGTCCAGCGCATCCAGTTCCCTGTGCTGATGGGCGTCCTCGCCGGGGGCCAGACCACGACGGCCGCGATCGGCGCGATCAACGAGACGTCCAAATCCCAGATCCCCACGCTCGGTTACACGATTCCCTATGCCGTCGGCAACGTTCTGCTGACCGTGTGGGGCGCCGTGATCGTCCTCCTCAACCACTGAACCCGGAAAGGGTCACCGCCATGCCCAGGACCAGCTTCAGCCGGGAAGAGATCCGGTCGTTCGCCCAGCTCAGCCCGTTCGAGCTGAAGGACAAGTTCATCAGCATCGCCCAGACGGCCCAGAGCGACGAGCCCGGCCAGAAGGGCCGTACGACGCGCGCGATGCTCAACGCGGGGCGGGGCAACCCGAACTGGGTGGCCACCGGGCCGCGCGAGGCGTACCACGCGCTCGGCTACTTCGCGCTCTCCGAGTGCAAGCGCGTCTGGACGGCGGACAACCTCGGCGGGATGCCCGAGGAGAAGGGCTGCGCCGAGCGTTTCGCGTCCTTCGCGCGGGCCCATCCGGACCTGCCGGGGATGGAGTTGCTGCAGGCGTCGTTCGATCTGGCGGTGAAACGGTTCGGCTTCGACCCGGACGCGTTCGTCCACGAAATGGCCGACTCGTCGATCGGGGACAACTACCCGGTACCGGACCGCATCCTGCACCACACCGAGAGGATCGTGCGGGGTTACGTGGCGGACGAGATGTTCGACCACCGGCCGCCCGAGCACCAGAATCTGAGCCTGTTCGCCACCGAGGGCGGTACGGCGGCGATGTGTTACATCTTCGACTCGCTGATGAAGAACGGCATTCTCGCCAAGGGCGACCGGATCGCCCTGATGGTGCCGGTGTTCACGCCGTACCTGGAGATCCCGGAACTCGACACGTACGAGTTCGACGTGGTGCGGGTGGAGGCCAGTCTCTTCACGGAGACCGGCGTGCGCCAGTGGCGGTATCCGGAAGAAGAGGTGGCGAAGCTGGCCGATCCGTCGGTCAAGCTGGTCTGCTGCGTCAACCCGAGCAACCCGCCCTCGCTGGCGCTCTCGCAGCGGGTCGCCGACCAGATCGCATCGATCGTGGCGGACTCCAACCCGGGTCTGATCGTGGTGACCGACGACGTCTACGGGACGTTCGTGGAGGGTTTCCGCTCGCTCGCCGCGGACCTTCCGCGCAACACCCTGCTGGTGTACTCGTACTCCAAGCACTACGGCGCGACGGGCTGGCGGCTCGGTGTGATCGGCCTGCACGACGACAACGTGATCGACGACCTGC includes the following:
- the aspT gene encoding aspartate-alanine antiporter, whose protein sequence is MGVIRDHPELALFLCLAVGYLVGKARVGPITLGGICGTLIVSLLLGTRHVSVNEDVKTIFFALFIFSLGYMAGPQFFANLNRRSLRFFALCLIELVCVLGIAYGLAQAFDLDVGTAAGILAGAATESAVVGTATESIGKLNGLTADQVSQYQGHVATAYTVCYLFGLITIVLLTSQIMPMLLRINLADASRELWDKMRGGSAGLESDEREALPGTVGRTYLVTLADGRTVGDLEQALGGRVTVEGVKRGSKLLTPSPGLELTLSDLVQVVGRRAAIIEAGREIGPETPAIPGLDTPLATSQVAVTEKATHGSTIDQMERAHPEFRKDGVYITDVVRNDQRLPASGETTLYRGDVLTLVGARNGLARLVGKIGAVVKNDATDFIYLGLGIVAGSLLGQIVVYAGDIPLSLGTGGGCLISGLLFGWFRSRKQTFGAFPPQAAATLKDMGLAVFIACTGLAAGPQAWPLLKQYGALLPFAGIAMVLVPATLSLIIGRRFLKIEKPLLIGAIAGQQCSTPAITAVTQVAQSSVPLLGYTITYTLSNFLLPLTGPILVGVLGA
- the aspT gene encoding aspartate-alanine antiporter, producing MIDFLNRNVFQPHPELLVFLVVALGFLLGKVRYRTIALGAVTGCLVAGLVLGAQFKIQIDDTVKNLFFIMFLFALGYRVGPQFFRGLRKDGLPQVLNAVVVCVSGLLISWLFAGLLGYGPGLGAGLMSGALTQSAAIGVAQDAIGSLPGLSSAQAKSEENLVAIGYAVTYPLGTILCAMLLANVLPRLYRRDLAKESAVLAAELDAPDENPDEGEGYYEVVLRAYRVERPDLVGRTVEDVERQQRGAGRRIYLTAVRRDGTVLEQSQTIVLEAGDTVAVSALRHDLVDFDARTHIGPEADDVELLGYRTETLHVVASEKAQLGRTIEELRREPFMVGVYVDRLYRAGAEFPYRLSTEVERGDTLVLTGPERLVGPAGKALGKPVPTSFATDMVWVGLGIFLGGCLGIPALTAGGVPISLSTSGGGLIMGLVFGWIRGKYPTYGNVPPGAQWFMDTLGLCVFVAVVGINAGPSFTSGLSDAGWGLLLFGAIATVVPLIVGFLFGHYVQRIQFPVLMGVLAGGQTTTAAIGAINETSKSQIPTLGYTIPYAVGNVLLTVWGAVIVLLNH
- a CDS encoding bifunctional aspartate transaminase/aspartate 4-decarboxylase is translated as MPRTSFSREEIRSFAQLSPFELKDKFISIAQTAQSDEPGQKGRTTRAMLNAGRGNPNWVATGPREAYHALGYFALSECKRVWTADNLGGMPEEKGCAERFASFARAHPDLPGMELLQASFDLAVKRFGFDPDAFVHEMADSSIGDNYPVPDRILHHTERIVRGYVADEMFDHRPPEHQNLSLFATEGGTAAMCYIFDSLMKNGILAKGDRIALMVPVFTPYLEIPELDTYEFDVVRVEASLFTETGVRQWRYPEEEVAKLADPSVKLVCCVNPSNPPSLALSQRVADQIASIVADSNPGLIVVTDDVYGTFVEGFRSLAADLPRNTLLVYSYSKHYGATGWRLGVIGLHDDNVIDDLLAAQDPEQKARLNKRYGTLSLEPEKIRFIDRLVADSRQVALNHTAGLSLPQQVMMVLFSLFDMLDQGQAYKLRIRAIVHQRLELLLEGVHMKISEDPKRAAYYIELDLLAEAERVRGKAFADFLEQNYEPVDPLFRLAEQTGVVLLNGGGFDGPEWSVRVSLANLDDLDYLRIGHHLRVIFDDYAQEWGASTGG